In Paramormyrops kingsleyae isolate MSU_618 chromosome 5, PKINGS_0.4, whole genome shotgun sequence, one DNA window encodes the following:
- the LOC111853876 gene encoding NHP2-like protein 1: MADPEVNPKAYPLADATLTKTILDLVQQASNYKQLRKGANEATKTLNRGIAEFIVMAADAEPLEIILHLPLLCEDKNVPYVFVRSKQALGRACGVSRPVIATSVTIKEGSQLKPQIQSVQMAIERLLV; encoded by the exons ATG gCTGACCCTGAAGTAAACCCAAAAGCCTACCCTTTGGCCGATGCTACATTGACCAAAACCATCCTGGACCTTGTTCAGCAAGCCTCCAATTACAAACAGCTAAGAAAGGGGGCCAATGAAG CCACCAAAACATTGAACCGTGGGATTGCAGAGTTCATTGTGATGGCTGCTGATGCAGAACCTCTGGAGATCATCCTGCATCTGCCACTACTTTGCGAAGATAAAAATGTGCCCTATGTGTTTGTGCGCTCCAAGCAGGCCTTGGGTCGTGCCTGTGGGGTCTCCAGACCTGTGATCGCCACGTCGGTCACCATTAAGGAGGGGTCCCAGCTTAAACCACAAATCCAGTCTGTGCAGATGGCTATTGAAAGACTTCTGGTGTAA
- the crym gene encoding ketimine reductase mu-crystallin isoform X4, producing MVLYFYQRRRPQWYIQRDEGSDFPAHQATVLLLDPQRGNVTAVMDGTVITEKRTAAVSAISTKQMWCVPFCHLQFLRPPHAEVLCILGSGSQALSHYEIFTQMFSFKEIRLWSRRKEKAKMFSSKVKGPVTVCSSVKNAAEGADVIITVTMAKEPVLQGQWVKPGAHIVAVGACRPDWRELDDDLMREAVVYVDSREAASSESGDVILSGAVVFAELGEVINGSKPAHSERTTVFKSLGMGIQDAVSAKLVFDQWKSQR from the exons ATGGTATTGTATTTCTACCAAAGACGCCGCCCCCAGTGGTACATACAA CGTGACGAAGGCTCTGATTTCCCTGCGCACCAGGCCACCGTGCTGCTGCTGGACCCGCAACGGGGGAACGTGACTGCC GTTATGGATGGAACTGTCATCACAGAAAAAAGAACAGCAGCAGTTTCAGCTATTTCCACCAAA CAGATGTGGTGTGTCCCATTTTGCCATCTGCAGTTTCTGCGGCCCCCCCACGCTGAGGTGCTGTGTATCCTGGGGTCAGGTTCTCAGGCTCTCAGCCACTATGAGATCTTCACACAAATGTTTTCCTTCAAAGAG ATTCGTTTGTGGAGTAGGAGAAAAGAGAAGGCAAAAATGTTTAGTAGTAAGGTCAAGGGCCCGGTAACTGTGTGCTCCTCTGTGAAGAATGCGGCTGAGGGTGCGGATGTCATAATCACAGTCACCATGGCGAAAGAGCCCGTGCTACAGGGACAGTGGGTGAAGCCGGGTGCCCACATAGTGG CTGTAGGAGCCTGCAGGCCAGACTGGAGGGAACTGGATGATGACCTGATGAGGGAGGCAGTGGTGTATGTGGACAGCAGGGAAGCAGCCTCTTCAGAATCAGGAGATGTAATCCTTTCTGGG GCTGTCGTTTTTGCAGAGCTGGGTGAAGTTATAAATGGAAGTAAACCAGCCCACTCTGAGAGAACCACTGTGTTTAAGTCTCTTG GAATGGGCATTCAGGATGCAGTGTCCGCCAAGCTTGTGTTTGACCAATGGAAGAGCCAGCGGTGA
- the crym gene encoding ketimine reductase mu-crystallin isoform X3 produces MAEIPVLISRDEVKGLLKYSDLVSHLEVALAKFSKRNAEEVIQPLRTILPLERYNGFLGVMPAYMVQENILATKMVSFYQRDEGSDFPAHQATVLLLDPQRGNVTAVMDGTVITEKRTAAVSAISTKFLRPPHAEVLCILGSGSQALSHYEIFTQMFSFKEIRLWSRRKEKAKMFSSKVKGPVTVCSSVKNAAEGADVIITVTMAKEPVLQGQWVKPGAHIVAVGACRPDWRELDDDLMREAVVYVDSREAASSESGDVILSGAVVFAELGEVINGSKPAHSERTTVFKSLGMGIQDAVSAKLVFDQWKSQR; encoded by the exons ATGGCTGAGATTCCCGTGCTGATCAGCAGAGACGAAGTTAAGGGGCTGCTAAAATATTCAGACTTAGTTTCGCACTTGGAAGTAGCACTGGCAAAATTCTCCAAGCGCAATGCTGAAGAAGTCATACAACCTTTGAGGACTATTTTACCCTTAGAGAGATACAATGG ATTCCTTGGAGTGATGCCTGCCTATATGGTCCAAGAAAATATTTTGGCCACTAAAATGGTGTCTTTCTACCAGCGTGACGAAGGCTCTGATTTCCCTGCGCACCAGGCCACCGTGCTGCTGCTGGACCCGCAACGGGGGAACGTGACTGCC GTTATGGATGGAACTGTCATCACAGAAAAAAGAACAGCAGCAGTTTCAGCTATTTCCACCAAA TTTCTGCGGCCCCCCCACGCTGAGGTGCTGTGTATCCTGGGGTCAGGTTCTCAGGCTCTCAGCCACTATGAGATCTTCACACAAATGTTTTCCTTCAAAGAG ATTCGTTTGTGGAGTAGGAGAAAAGAGAAGGCAAAAATGTTTAGTAGTAAGGTCAAGGGCCCGGTAACTGTGTGCTCCTCTGTGAAGAATGCGGCTGAGGGTGCGGATGTCATAATCACAGTCACCATGGCGAAAGAGCCCGTGCTACAGGGACAGTGGGTGAAGCCGGGTGCCCACATAGTGG CTGTAGGAGCCTGCAGGCCAGACTGGAGGGAACTGGATGATGACCTGATGAGGGAGGCAGTGGTGTATGTGGACAGCAGGGAAGCAGCCTCTTCAGAATCAGGAGATGTAATCCTTTCTGGG GCTGTCGTTTTTGCAGAGCTGGGTGAAGTTATAAATGGAAGTAAACCAGCCCACTCTGAGAGAACCACTGTGTTTAAGTCTCTTG GAATGGGCATTCAGGATGCAGTGTCCGCCAAGCTTGTGTTTGACCAATGGAAGAGCCAGCGGTGA
- the crym gene encoding ketimine reductase mu-crystallin isoform X2, whose protein sequence is MAEIPVLISRDEVKGLLKYSDLVSHLEVALAKFSKRNAEEVIQPLRTILPLERYNGFLGVMPAYMVQENILATKMVSFYQRDEGSDFPAHQATVLLLDPQRGNVTAVMDGTVITEKRTAAVSAISTKMWCVPFCHLQFLRPPHAEVLCILGSGSQALSHYEIFTQMFSFKEIRLWSRRKEKAKMFSSKVKGPVTVCSSVKNAAEGADVIITVTMAKEPVLQGQWVKPGAHIVAVGACRPDWRELDDDLMREAVVYVDSREAASSESGDVILSGAVVFAELGEVINGSKPAHSERTTVFKSLGMGIQDAVSAKLVFDQWKSQR, encoded by the exons ATGGCTGAGATTCCCGTGCTGATCAGCAGAGACGAAGTTAAGGGGCTGCTAAAATATTCAGACTTAGTTTCGCACTTGGAAGTAGCACTGGCAAAATTCTCCAAGCGCAATGCTGAAGAAGTCATACAACCTTTGAGGACTATTTTACCCTTAGAGAGATACAATGG ATTCCTTGGAGTGATGCCTGCCTATATGGTCCAAGAAAATATTTTGGCCACTAAAATGGTGTCTTTCTACCAGCGTGACGAAGGCTCTGATTTCCCTGCGCACCAGGCCACCGTGCTGCTGCTGGACCCGCAACGGGGGAACGTGACTGCC GTTATGGATGGAACTGTCATCACAGAAAAAAGAACAGCAGCAGTTTCAGCTATTTCCACCAAA ATGTGGTGTGTCCCATTTTGCCATCTGCAGTTTCTGCGGCCCCCCCACGCTGAGGTGCTGTGTATCCTGGGGTCAGGTTCTCAGGCTCTCAGCCACTATGAGATCTTCACACAAATGTTTTCCTTCAAAGAG ATTCGTTTGTGGAGTAGGAGAAAAGAGAAGGCAAAAATGTTTAGTAGTAAGGTCAAGGGCCCGGTAACTGTGTGCTCCTCTGTGAAGAATGCGGCTGAGGGTGCGGATGTCATAATCACAGTCACCATGGCGAAAGAGCCCGTGCTACAGGGACAGTGGGTGAAGCCGGGTGCCCACATAGTGG CTGTAGGAGCCTGCAGGCCAGACTGGAGGGAACTGGATGATGACCTGATGAGGGAGGCAGTGGTGTATGTGGACAGCAGGGAAGCAGCCTCTTCAGAATCAGGAGATGTAATCCTTTCTGGG GCTGTCGTTTTTGCAGAGCTGGGTGAAGTTATAAATGGAAGTAAACCAGCCCACTCTGAGAGAACCACTGTGTTTAAGTCTCTTG GAATGGGCATTCAGGATGCAGTGTCCGCCAAGCTTGTGTTTGACCAATGGAAGAGCCAGCGGTGA
- the crym gene encoding ketimine reductase mu-crystallin isoform X1: MAEIPVLISRDEVKGLLKYSDLVSHLEVALAKFSKRNAEEVIQPLRTILPLERYNGFLGVMPAYMVQENILATKMVSFYQRDEGSDFPAHQATVLLLDPQRGNVTAVMDGTVITEKRTAAVSAISTKQMWCVPFCHLQFLRPPHAEVLCILGSGSQALSHYEIFTQMFSFKEIRLWSRRKEKAKMFSSKVKGPVTVCSSVKNAAEGADVIITVTMAKEPVLQGQWVKPGAHIVAVGACRPDWRELDDDLMREAVVYVDSREAASSESGDVILSGAVVFAELGEVINGSKPAHSERTTVFKSLGMGIQDAVSAKLVFDQWKSQR, from the exons ATGGCTGAGATTCCCGTGCTGATCAGCAGAGACGAAGTTAAGGGGCTGCTAAAATATTCAGACTTAGTTTCGCACTTGGAAGTAGCACTGGCAAAATTCTCCAAGCGCAATGCTGAAGAAGTCATACAACCTTTGAGGACTATTTTACCCTTAGAGAGATACAATGG ATTCCTTGGAGTGATGCCTGCCTATATGGTCCAAGAAAATATTTTGGCCACTAAAATGGTGTCTTTCTACCAGCGTGACGAAGGCTCTGATTTCCCTGCGCACCAGGCCACCGTGCTGCTGCTGGACCCGCAACGGGGGAACGTGACTGCC GTTATGGATGGAACTGTCATCACAGAAAAAAGAACAGCAGCAGTTTCAGCTATTTCCACCAAA CAGATGTGGTGTGTCCCATTTTGCCATCTGCAGTTTCTGCGGCCCCCCCACGCTGAGGTGCTGTGTATCCTGGGGTCAGGTTCTCAGGCTCTCAGCCACTATGAGATCTTCACACAAATGTTTTCCTTCAAAGAG ATTCGTTTGTGGAGTAGGAGAAAAGAGAAGGCAAAAATGTTTAGTAGTAAGGTCAAGGGCCCGGTAACTGTGTGCTCCTCTGTGAAGAATGCGGCTGAGGGTGCGGATGTCATAATCACAGTCACCATGGCGAAAGAGCCCGTGCTACAGGGACAGTGGGTGAAGCCGGGTGCCCACATAGTGG CTGTAGGAGCCTGCAGGCCAGACTGGAGGGAACTGGATGATGACCTGATGAGGGAGGCAGTGGTGTATGTGGACAGCAGGGAAGCAGCCTCTTCAGAATCAGGAGATGTAATCCTTTCTGGG GCTGTCGTTTTTGCAGAGCTGGGTGAAGTTATAAATGGAAGTAAACCAGCCCACTCTGAGAGAACCACTGTGTTTAAGTCTCTTG GAATGGGCATTCAGGATGCAGTGTCCGCCAAGCTTGTGTTTGACCAATGGAAGAGCCAGCGGTGA